The genomic region CAGCGAGCCTGCATGCAGTGCGCCGGTTGGCGATGGGGCGAAGCGGCCGATGTAGGGAGACTGCGTTGTCATACGCGGTATTCTTGCAGAAGCTTAACCTGGTGCATGATACGGTCTGATTGGCTACATATCCAGCGCAATCTGCTGTAGCTGCGTCTGATCGCAGGAGAGGCTGACGTTGATGACACCACTGACCAGGCCCCTGCGCCGAAAGTCGGCCATGATGCGGCTGGCTGTTTCCGTGGTAATGCCCAGTATGCTTGCCATTTCTTCCCGCCCCAGCAGTTCGCAATATACTCCGGTGCTGGTGCTCTCCAGGAACAGCAGCAGTCTCGCTACTCTGGCCTCGGCGGTGCCGGTGGAAAAATCAGTAATAAACTGATCGGCTGTGTCCAGCTGCTGTTGCATGCGCATGATCAACTGCCGTTCCAATTCCGGATGCTGCTGTTTAAGCGTGTGTATCACTGCCATCGGGATGCGGCAGATTCTGACTTCGGTCACCGCAATGGCGCTGTGGCGGTAAGGGAGATTCTGCATGGCCTCCAGACCGAGCGTATCGCCTTGGCGCAATAGACGCACAGTACGCAGGGTGCCATTCGGCAATTGCCGAACCAGTTTGATCTTGCCCTGACGGATGGAGAATAGCGCGCCATCCCTTGCCCCGGCCTTGAATAGGGTCGTGTGCGCAGGGTAACTGACGTTGTCTATGGCGATGCGGATCTGATCCAGCGCGCTGTCCGGCAGGTCGGCAAATAACGTCTGGCTGCGGATAGGGCACTGTGCGCAATTTGCACGACCTTCCACAACCTCGTTCGGGACTTTCGGTCTGTTTACATCTGTCTT from Sulfuriferula sp. AH1 harbors:
- a CDS encoding Crp/Fnr family transcriptional regulator translates to MKTDVNRPKVPNEVVEGRANCAQCPIRSQTLFADLPDSALDQIRIAIDNVSYPAHTTLFKAGARDGALFSIRQGKIKLVRQLPNGTLRTVRLLRQGDTLGLEAMQNLPYRHSAIAVTEVRICRIPMAVIHTLKQQHPELERQLIMRMQQQLDTADQFITDFSTGTAEARVARLLLFLESTSTGVYCELLGREEMASILGITTETASRIMADFRRRGLVSGVINVSLSCDQTQLQQIALDM